One window of the Salvelinus fontinalis isolate EN_2023a chromosome 2, ASM2944872v1, whole genome shotgun sequence genome contains the following:
- the LOC129866843 gene encoding avidin-related protein 3-like: protein MKSFVAKYISVHAVILGLLLHQAIPCNVTGVWRNELGSVLDIEAVGSELRGLYQSAVETAPGVTGPEQQAKLLGVTSNRGLRTSVAFSVLWEAGSCSAWVGQCFQLPDGKRVLKTLWMLRSVASCPADNWKSTRMGEDTFIFIA from the exons ATGAAGAGTTTTGTTGCAAAGTATATCAGTGTCCATGCTGTGATTTTGGGACTGCTGCTACATCAG GCAATCCCATGCAATGTGACGGGAGTGTGGCGAAATGAGCTGGGCTCTGTGCTTGATATTGAGGCGGTCGGTTCTGAGCTCCGAGGCCTTTATCAGAGTGCAGTGGAGACTGCTCCAGGAGTCACGGGTCCAGAACAACAGGCCAAGTTACTGGGTGTGACTAGTAATCGGGGTCTGCGAACCTCTGTGGCTTTCTCTGTGTTATGGGAGGCAG GTTCCTGTAGCgcttgggttggtcagtgtttccaacTGCCTGATGGGAAGCGAGTGCTGAAGACCCTGTGGATGCTGCGCTCTGTGGCTTCATGCCCTGCAGACAACTGGAAGAGTACCAG GATGGGAGAGGACACTTTCATCTTCATTGCCTGA